The genomic stretch CTGCGAGAAGTCAACCGATGCGGGACTTACATGGAAGCAGGTGTACACCGGGATACCTGCCGATATTTGGTACTGCACAGCGTTGTCTGATCAATTAGTTTATGTTGCAGGTGCCGAAGGCTATATCGGAAGAACCACAGACGGAGGCACAACATGGGATACGGTTCATATACTTCCGAAACCATTACTCGGCCCCATCTCATTTCGTGATGCTGCTCACGGTGTAATTGTCGGATCGGGAGGTCGAGTGTTGCTAACATCTGATTCAGGCACGACATGGAAACAATTACCATTCCCTGTGTCAGCACAGCTAAATGGTGTCGCTATGCTCAACGATAGTGTTATGGTCATTTGCGTAGGTAGCAATATTTACCGCACGACCACCGGCGGTCTGCCATCGGGTGTGCCACAGCAACCTATGATTGATCTGAGTGTCCAGGTCTATCCAAACCCCACTCCGGGGGCTTCCACGATTCAGTATGTGCTGCCTTCGGCGACTACGGTCTCGTTCACCTTCACCGATGCGCGAGGGGTTATCGTCTCCAGTACCGCGCCACAACTCCAGGATGTCGGAACGCACACACAGCCGTTCGATGCTACGCTGCTTCCGAACGGAGTGTATTATTTCACCTTGTCCACCACGCAAGGTAGAGCTACCGGTTCGATCACGGTCCAACGATAAGGAGAACATACACATGAAAACGATTAACTGCGCACTGCGCCTAACGGTAGTATTGTCTGTAGTGCTACCACTCATTCTTGTTTCCGGATCGTCGGCCCAAATTGTCGTACCGAAGGGCTGGGAGAATAAACATGCCATTCGATTTGCGATGTTTCTCGCAGGCAGCGAAGTTTGGCAATCCTCGGATACGGCACAACTTCACCGACAGCTCGACTCACTCGGCGTCAACTGGGACGGAGAGTGGAGTACCCTTGTGGCCAACCCGGGATATAGCAATAGTATTGTGGGCTCCACAACGGCAGGTGTCGACCCGATTGCTCCCGCACCATGGGATGTCGCCCGGTTCAAGCAGCTCCCGTATTATGCGCTCCCGTATCGCATCCCCGACCGATTCCTCAATGGTCTGATGTGGAGGTATAACGATGCAAATGGGATCAACCCCGATGCGAGGTCATTCAATAACACCTACGACTCAAACGATATCTCACCCTTTAGTCTCTACCCTGCGAAGCATGCGTATGTTATCGATACATTTCATACGTATCGGTATGGCGGGGTGGATCAACGGGTCAACTATGGCGATGAAGGGAGAGTCATTCTGGGTATGTCCGATATTCGCAATGCCAATGGCCAGTTCATCGAGTCCAGCAATCGATATTTCTACCCGATCTCCGGTGGGTATCGGCGAGTGTTAGGGCCATACCATTACCCTGACACCAACACATTCTTCGACTACGCCCGAGGGTTCTCTGTTACGGCAGTGTTCAATGTTGCGAACGAAATCGACACTGCACTTGCAAATGGACGACCCACGGACAGCCTTCCTTTGGTTCGATTGCAAGTATTGTTCAAACACGGTGTTGTACCGTTAAGCTTTCCAACAGGTCAATCGGTGCTGCCAATGGTACCCTATAGAACTGCCGCGCAACCGAGTAATCCCGGATGGTATGCTCTGATTGATACAGTCATAACGAAGTCGATCTATAATTCGCTCGATGACGACTGGCGTGTTCAGGATACCCTTGCAAATGGGACAGCCGCTCGCTCGTGGAAATTTAAGCAGTTGCATCTCATTTTGAAGAATCTCCCAAGTGATTTGCTCTCACTCGCTGATGGCGTTCGACTGAATAACGACAATAACTTTCAAAAATTCGGAGATGGCTCTGGAAATGCATATTCGACGTACATTCATCCCGATTCGTTGGTTGACGACCCTCTTGATACTGCACTTCAGAGGCTTCCAATATTGGAGATCCGTCTCCTCTCGACATACCGA from Bacteroidota bacterium encodes the following:
- a CDS encoding T9SS type A sorting domain-containing protein encodes the protein MSAQLNGVAMLNDSVMVICVGSNIYRTTTGGLPSGVPQQPMIDLSVQVYPNPTPGASTIQYVLPSATTVSFTFTDARGVIVSSTAPQLQDVGTHTQPFDATLLPNGVYYFTLSTTQGRATGSITVQR